Proteins from a genomic interval of Tenacibaculum sp. SZ-18:
- a CDS encoding phytoene/squalene synthase family protein — translation MKSIFDNVSYKCSKLVTTSYSTSFSLATRMLAPSIRDHIYNIYGFVRFADEIVDTFHDYDKEGLLDRFEKDYYLSLHQGISLNPILNSFIHTVKENNITDDLVQAFLRSMRADLSKTEYKTQEEYNQYIYGSADVVGLMCLRVFVKGDEEKYNKLKEPAMRLGSAFQKVNFLRDLKDDVELLNRSYFPNIDLKELDNASKQEIVKEIEADFEFAFSNGILQLPVEAKFGVYMAYRYYKKLLVKLKATPSSKIMDTRIRISNPMKINLLARSYVKYKLNLI, via the coding sequence ATGAAAAGTATTTTCGACAATGTTTCTTACAAATGCAGCAAGTTGGTGACAACTAGCTACAGTACTTCGTTTTCTTTGGCAACAAGAATGTTAGCTCCATCTATTAGGGATCATATTTATAATATTTATGGATTTGTTCGTTTTGCAGATGAGATAGTAGATACATTTCATGATTATGATAAGGAGGGATTGTTAGATCGTTTTGAGAAAGATTATTATTTATCATTACATCAAGGAATAAGCTTAAATCCAATCTTGAATTCTTTTATCCATACTGTAAAAGAAAACAATATCACTGATGATTTGGTACAAGCTTTTTTGCGCAGTATGCGAGCTGATTTATCAAAAACTGAATATAAAACACAAGAAGAGTATAATCAATACATTTATGGATCAGCAGATGTTGTAGGTTTAATGTGCTTAAGAGTTTTTGTAAAAGGTGATGAGGAGAAATATAATAAGTTAAAAGAACCAGCAATGCGCCTAGGTTCTGCCTTTCAAAAGGTTAATTTTCTTAGAGATTTAAAAGACGATGTAGAATTATTAAATCGTTCGTACTTTCCAAATATAGATTTAAAAGAGTTGGATAATGCATCCAAACAAGAAATTGTTAAAGAAATAGAAGCTGATTTTGAATTCGCCTTTTCTAATGGAATTTTACAATTACCAGTGGAAGCAAAGTTCGGAGTGTATATGGCTTATAGATATTACAAAAAGTTATTGGTTAAATTAAAAGCAACTCCTTCTTCTAAAATTATGGATACAAGAATTAGGATTTCTAATCCAATGAAGATAAATTTGTTGGCAAGAAGTTATGTAAAATATAAACTAAATCTTATTTAA
- a CDS encoding sterol desaturase family protein, with protein MIVFALVTLGTFILMEGITWCTHKYVMHGFGWFLHEDHHQPGYPHVFEKNDAFFIVFAIPSMMLFFFGIRPELNFLFFIGLGILCYGVAYFLIHDVLIHRRFKWFDKTDNWYFKALRKAHKIHHKNMGKHESQCFGMLYVPMKYFKEYLK; from the coding sequence ATGATTGTTTTTGCATTAGTTACATTAGGTACATTTATTTTAATGGAAGGAATCACCTGGTGTACACACAAATACGTAATGCATGGTTTCGGATGGTTTTTACATGAAGATCATCATCAACCAGGCTATCCTCATGTTTTTGAAAAAAATGACGCATTCTTTATTGTTTTTGCTATTCCGAGTATGATGTTGTTTTTCTTTGGAATTAGACCAGAATTAAACTTTTTATTTTTCATTGGTTTAGGTATATTATGCTACGGCGTAGCATATTTTCTTATTCATGATGTGTTAATCCACAGAAGGTTTAAGTGGTTCGATAAAACTGATAATTGGTATTTTAAAGCTTTACGTAAGGCTCATAAAATCCACCACAAAAATATGGGTAAACACGAAAGTCAATGTTTTGGGATGTTGTATGTTCCTATGAAGTATTTTAAAGAATATTTAAAATAG
- a CDS encoding PD40 domain-containing protein — translation MKSIISGYIFLFPFICFSQTEKVLPIDESFKQFISCRDFTLSSNGNEAYFTIQNLNESKGAIVKAKKINNTWTNFEIVSFSGTYRDIEPFLSPDNLRLYFSSNRPHGKDNQQTDYDIWFVERTSVNSKWSQPKNIGAPINTKHNEFFPSLSTNNNLYYTSDQFTVTTKDDILYAKWNNIKYEEPLKLNENVNGKGYEFNSFISPDENFLIYTVYKAKDGVGSGDLYVSFKDKNGQFTERQNLGKTINSSRMDYSPFYDATSETLYFTSKRDNTKDIKTADFKSFQEMAESYMNGQSRIYKVKINLKLLTED, via the coding sequence ATGAAATCGATCATCTCAGGGTACATTTTTTTATTCCCTTTCATATGCTTTTCTCAAACAGAGAAGGTTCTTCCTATAGACGAGTCTTTTAAGCAATTTATTAGCTGTAGAGATTTTACACTTTCATCAAACGGTAATGAAGCCTATTTTACAATTCAAAATTTAAATGAAAGCAAAGGAGCGATTGTAAAAGCTAAAAAAATAAATAATACTTGGACCAATTTTGAAATTGTTTCTTTCTCTGGAACTTATAGAGATATTGAACCATTTCTTTCTCCAGATAACCTAAGACTATATTTTTCTTCGAATCGTCCTCATGGAAAAGACAATCAGCAAACGGATTATGACATTTGGTTTGTTGAACGAACATCAGTTAACTCAAAATGGTCTCAACCTAAAAATATTGGAGCTCCCATAAATACGAAACACAATGAATTCTTTCCATCATTAAGTACGAATAATAATTTATACTATACTTCAGATCAATTTACAGTTACGACAAAAGATGATATTCTTTATGCAAAATGGAATAACATAAAATATGAAGAACCTTTAAAACTAAATGAAAATGTAAACGGAAAAGGTTATGAATTCAATTCATTTATTTCTCCTGATGAAAATTTCTTAATTTATACAGTTTATAAAGCTAAAGATGGAGTTGGTAGTGGGGATTTGTACGTGAGCTTTAAGGATAAAAACGGACAATTTACTGAACGACAAAACCTTGGCAAAACAATCAACTCCTCTAGAATGGATTACTCTCCTTTTTATGATGCAACTTCAGAAACACTTTACTTTACCAGTAAAAGAGATAATACGAAGGATATTAAAACCGCTGACTTCAAAAGCTTTCAAGAAATGGCAGAAAGTTATATGAACGGACAAAGTAGAATTTATAAAGTGAAAATTAACCTTAAATTATTAACAGAAGACTAA
- a CDS encoding lycopene cyclase domain-containing protein: MIYLYLLLNLGSLSIPLLYSFEKNMRFIKHWKAVLLSLTIVATVFLIWDAIFTQNGVWGFNPDYHLPYLLFGMPIEEWMFFFCIPYASIFIHYSLEYFKPKLLIPSKITRAITITIIVILIPILIYNFGKAYTTVNYLFLIALLIISLFYGIEHLRRFYIAFLIILIPFFIVNGVLTGTGLEEPVVWYNNDENLGIRLVTIPIEDIGYAFTMLFGNIFLIEMFKKKD, translated from the coding sequence GTGATATACCTGTATTTACTTCTTAATTTAGGTTCTTTAAGCATTCCTTTACTGTATTCTTTTGAAAAAAATATGCGCTTTATCAAGCATTGGAAGGCTGTTTTATTATCATTAACAATTGTAGCTACAGTATTTTTAATTTGGGATGCCATATTTACTCAGAATGGAGTTTGGGGGTTTAATCCAGATTATCACTTACCTTATTTACTATTTGGAATGCCAATAGAAGAGTGGATGTTCTTTTTTTGTATTCCATATGCAAGTATTTTCATTCATTATTCACTTGAGTATTTTAAACCCAAACTTTTAATTCCATCCAAAATTACAAGAGCAATTACTATAACAATAATTGTAATTCTTATTCCAATTTTAATATACAATTTTGGAAAGGCGTATACTACAGTGAATTATTTATTTCTTATAGCTTTATTAATTATAAGCCTTTTTTATGGAATTGAACATTTAAGACGATTCTACATTGCATTTTTAATCATATTAATACCTTTTTTCATTGTAAATGGAGTTTTAACAGGAACCGGGCTGGAAGAGCCTGTGGTTTGGTATAATAATGATGAAAATTTAGGAATTCGTCTAGTAACAATTCCCATAGAAGATATTGGTTATGCATTTACAATGTTATTTGGAAATATATTTTTAATTGAAATGTTTAAGAAGAAAGATTAG